One part of the Lemur catta isolate mLemCat1 chromosome 13, mLemCat1.pri, whole genome shotgun sequence genome encodes these proteins:
- the TRIM11 gene encoding E3 ubiquitin-protein ligase TRIM11 — MAAPDLSTNLQEEATCAICLDYFTDPVMTDCGHNFCRECIRRCWGQPEGPYACPECRELSPQRNLRPNRPLAKMAEMARRLHPPSPVPQGVCAAHREPLAAFCGDELRLLCAACERSGEHWTHRVRPLQDAADDLKAKLEKSLEHLRKQMEDALLFQAQADEACALWQKMVESQRQNVLGEFERLRRLLGEEERLLLQRLEEEELEVLPRLREGAARLGQQSAHLAELIAELEGRCQLPALGLLQDIKDPLRRIQDVKLQPPEVVPMELRTVCRVPGLVETLRRFRGDVTLDPDTANPELVLSEDRRSVQRGDLRQALPDTPERFDPGPCVLGQERFSSGRHYWEVEVGDRSSWALGVCRDDVNRKEKGELSAGNGFWILVFLGSYYNCPERAFAPLRDPPRRVGIFLDYEAGHLSFYSATDGSLLFIFPETPFSGTLRPLFSPLSSGPIPMTICRPKAGPGDALAPL, encoded by the exons ATGGCCGCGCCCGACCTGTCCACCAACCTCCAGGAGGAGGCCACCTGCGCCATCTGCCTCGACTACTTCACCGACCCGGTGATGACCGACTGCGGCCACAACTTCTGCCGCGAGTGCATCCGGCGCTGCTGGGGCCAGCCCGAGGGCCCGTACGCCTGCCCCGAGTGCCGCGAGCTGTCCCCGCAGAGGAACCTGCGGCCCAACCGCCCGCTCGCCAAGATGGCCGAGATGGCGCGGCGCCTGCACCCGCCGTCGCCCGTCCCGCAGGGCGTGTGCGCCGCGCACCGCGAGCCGCTGGCCGCCTTCTGCGGCGACGAGCTGCGCCTGCTGTGCGCCGCCTGCGAGCGCTCGGGGGAGCACTGGACGCACCGCGTGCGCCCGCTGCAGGACGCCGCCGACGACCTCAAG gcgaAGCTGGAGAAGTCGCTGGAGCACCTTCGGAAGCAAATGGAGGATGCGCTGCTGTTCCAAGCCCAGGCCGATGAGGCCTGCGCCTTGTGGCAG AAGATGGTGGAGAGCCAGCGGCAGAACGTGCTGGGCGAGTTCGAGCGGCTGCGGCgcctgctgggggaggaggagcggCTGCTGCTGCAgcggctggaggaggaggagctggaggtgCTGCCGCGGCTGCGGGAGGGTGCGGCCCGGCTGGGCCAGCAGAGCGCCCACCTGGCCGAGCTCATCGCCGAGCTCGAGGGCCGCTGCCAGCTGCCGGCGCTGGGGCTGCTGCAG GACATCAAGGACCCCCTGCGCAG GATTCAGGACGTGAAGCTGCAGCCGCCGGAGGTGGTGCCCATGGAGCTGAGGACCGTGTGCAGAGTCCCAGGGCTGGTGGAGACCCTGCGGAGGTTTCGAG GGGACGTGACCCTGGACCCGGATACCGCCAACCCCGAGCTGGTCCTGTCCGAGGACCGGCGGAGCGTGCAGCGGGGCGACCTGCGCCAGGCCCTGCCCGACACCCCCGAGCGCTTCGACCCCGGGCCCTGCGTGCTGGGCCAGGAGCGCTTCAGCTCGGGCCGCCACTACTGGGAGGTGGAGGTCGGGGACCGCAGCAGCTGGGCGCTGGGCGTGTGCAGGGACGATGTCAACAGGAAGGAGAAGGGCGAGCTGTCGGCCGGCAACGGCTTCTGGATCCTGGTCTTCCTGGGGAGCTACTACAACTGCCCCGAGCGGGCCTTCGCGCCGCTGCGGGACCCTCCGAGGCGCGTGGGCATCTTTCTGGACTACGAGGCGGGACACCTGTCCTTCTACAGTGCCACTGATGGGTCGCTGCTCTTCATCTTCCCCGAGACCCCCTTCTCGGGGACACTGCGACCCCTCTTCTCGCCCCTGTCCAGCGGCCCCATCCCTATGACCATCTGCCGGCCCAAAGCGGGGCCCGGGGACGCCCTGGCGCCCCTGTGA
- the TRIM17 gene encoding LOW QUALITY PROTEIN: E3 ubiquitin-protein ligase TRIM17 (The sequence of the model RefSeq protein was modified relative to this genomic sequence to represent the inferred CDS: deleted 1 base in 1 codon) produces the protein MDAVELARKLKEEATCSICLDYFNDPVMTSCGHNFCRECIQMSWEKAKGKKGRRRRKGSFACPECRETSPHRNLRPNRLLTKVAEMARQHPGLQRQDLCRLHQEPLKLFCEDDQSPICVVCREAKEHRLHRARPLDEAAQDYKLKLEKDMEYLREEMSKTGNLQAKEEQALDEWQNKVRRRRERIVLEFAKVGLCLAEEERRLLQALEEEEEETASRLQESKALLAQQSHSLEMLLLQLEDWSQRGPLQMLQDIKDPLGRYNSFSIRYPEVVPPAVLRTVCRVPGEIAVLKSFQEDVVLDPTSAYPYLLLYESRQRCYLSCPPEGTEFYNKDRFVAYPCVVGQKTFSSGRHYWEVGMNLTGDALWALGVCRDNVSRKDRVPKCPENGFWVVQLSKGTKYLCTTMAAPTPVTLTEPPSHMGIFLDFEAGEVSFYSVNDGSHLHTYSQAAFPGPLQPFFCLGAPKCGQMVISTVTVWVKG, from the exons ATGGATGCCGTGGAACTTGCCAGGAAGCTGAAGGAGGAGGCCACATGCTCCATCTGCCTGGACTACTTCAACGACCCCGTGATGACCTCCTGTGGACACAACTTCTGCCGCGAGTGCATCCAGATGAGCTGGGAGAAGGCCAAGGGCAAGAAGGGGCGGCggaggaggaagggcagcttTGCCTGCCCGGAGTGCAGGGAGACGTCCCCCCACAGGAACCTGCGGCCCAACCGGCTGCTGACCAAGGTGGCGGAGATGGCGCGGCAGCACCCGGGCCTGCAGAGGCAGGACCTGTGCCGGCTGCACCAGGAGCCCCTCAAGCTCTTCTGTGAGGACGACCAGAGCCCCATCTGTGTGGTCTGCAGGGAGGCCAAGGAGCACCGCCTGCACAGGGCACGGCCCTTGGACGAGGCCGCGCAGGACTACAAG TTGAAGTTGGAGAAGGACATGGAATACCTTCGGGAGGAGATGTCCAAGACAGGGAACCTGCAGGCCAAGGAGGAGCAGGCCTTAGACGAGTGGCAG AACAAGGTGAGGAGGCGGAGAGAGCGCATTGTGCTGGAGTTTGCAAAGGTGGGCCTCTGCCTGGCGGAGGAAGAGCGCAGGCTGCTCcaggccctggaggaggaggaggaggagacggCCAGCAGGCTTCAGGAGAGCAAGGCCTTGCTGGCCCAGCAGAGCCACTCCCTGgagatgctgctgctgcagctggaaGACTGGAGCCAGCGCGGGCCCCTCCAGATGCTGCAG GATATCAAGGACCCGCTGGGCAGGTAT AACAGCTTCAGCATACGGTACCCAGAGGTTGTCCCCCCGGCTGTGCTCAGGACGGTGTGCAGGGTGCCCGGAGAGATAGCGGTGCTCAAAAGTTTCCAGG AGGATGTGGTGCTGGACCCCACCTCGGCGTACCCCTACCTCCTCTTGTACGAGAGCCGCCAGAGGTGCTACCTCAGTTGCCCGCCTGAAGGCACCGAGTTCTACAACAAGGACAGATTTGTGGCCTACCCCTGTGTTGTGGGCCAGAAGACCTTCTCCTCGGGGAGGCACTACTGGGAGGTGGGCATGAACCTCACCGGGGACGCACTGTGGGCCCTGGGTGTGTGCAGAGACAACGTGAGCCGGAAAGACAGGGTCCCCAAGTGCCCCGAGAATGGGTTCTGGGTGGTGCAGCTGTCCAAGGGGACAAAGTACTTGTGCACTACGATGGCCGCCCCCACTCCTGTGACGCTGACAGAGCCACCCAGCCACATGGGCATCTTCCTGGACTTCGAGGCCGGGGAGGTCTCCTTCTACAGC GTGAACGACGGGTCCCACCTGCACACCTACTCCCAGGCCGCCTTCCCCGGCCCGCTGCAGCCCTTCTTCTGCTTGGGGGCTCCCAAATGTGGCCAGATGGTCATCTCCACAGTGACCGTGTGGGTGAAGGGGTAG
- the LOC123649475 gene encoding histone H3.1 → MARTKQTARKSTGGKAPRKQLATKVARKSAPATGGVKKPHRYRPGTVALREIRRYQKSTELLIRKLPFQRLVREIAQDFKTDLRFQSSAVMALQEACEAYLVALFEDTNLCAIHAKRVTIMPKDVQLARRIRGERA, encoded by the coding sequence ATGGCTCGCACCAAGCAGACGGCGCGGAAGTCGACGGGCGGCAAGGCGCCGCGCAAGCAGTTGGCCACCAAGGTGGCTCGTAAGAGCGCCCCGGCCACGGGCGGCGTGAAGAAGCCACACCGCTACCGGCCCGGCACGGTGGCGCTGCGTGAGATCCGCCGCTACCAGAAGTCCACAGAGCTGCTGATCCGCAAGCTGCCCTTCCAGAGGCTGGTGCGGGAGATCGCGCAGGACTTTAAGACCGACCTGCGCTTCCAGAGCTCGGCCGTGATGGCGCTGCAGGAGGCGTGTGAGGCGTACCTCGTGGCGCTCTTCGAGGACACCAACCTGTGCGCCATCCACGCTAAGCGCGTCACCATCATGCCGAAGGACGTCCAGCTGGCACGCCGCATCCGCGGGGAGCGGGCTTAG